One Candidatus Roseilinea sp. genomic region harbors:
- the proA gene encoding gamma-glutamyl phosphate reductase, whose product MEMIEIGRRARAASRQLARAGAAQKDAALHAIAEGLLACQEDILHANAQDVANAKARNAEAHFIDRLTLTPQRLQAMANDVRAVAALPDPVGEQFDHRTLPNGLRLHKRRVPLGVLGVIYEARPNVTTDVAALALKSGNAVILRGGSDNIHSNTALAAVIHAALDRAGLPADAVQLIADTDRARILELLRLNDYVDLIIPRGGEGLHRFCREHSTIPVITGGMGINHLYVDETADQAKAVEVVFNAKSSKPTVCNALGTLLVQATIAAEFLPKVAARLAEKGVELRCDERAFAILRPQFPLARRADDATDWDTEWLALILGVKVVDSLDEAIGFIRAHTMEHSDGICSRDPQAIERFVNEIDSSAVFVNASTRFNDGGQFGLGAEVAISTQRIHARGPMGLRELTSYKWVCEGDGHVRL is encoded by the coding sequence ATGGAGATGATTGAGATCGGCCGGCGCGCCCGGGCGGCGAGTCGGCAACTCGCCCGCGCCGGCGCTGCGCAGAAGGACGCCGCACTGCATGCCATCGCCGAAGGCCTGCTGGCATGCCAGGAGGACATCTTGCATGCCAACGCCCAGGACGTAGCGAACGCCAAGGCGCGCAACGCCGAGGCCCATTTCATTGATCGGTTGACTTTGACCCCGCAGCGCTTACAGGCCATGGCCAACGACGTGCGCGCTGTGGCTGCCTTGCCCGATCCGGTCGGCGAGCAGTTCGATCACCGCACCCTGCCTAACGGCCTTCGATTGCACAAGCGCCGCGTGCCCCTGGGCGTGCTGGGGGTGATCTACGAGGCGCGGCCCAACGTCACCACCGACGTGGCCGCGCTGGCGCTCAAGAGCGGCAATGCCGTCATCCTGCGCGGCGGCAGCGACAACATCCACAGCAACACGGCGCTGGCGGCGGTCATCCACGCCGCGCTTGACCGCGCCGGCCTGCCGGCCGACGCCGTCCAATTGATCGCCGACACCGACCGCGCGCGCATCCTGGAGTTGCTGCGGCTGAACGACTACGTAGACCTGATCATCCCGCGGGGGGGCGAGGGGCTGCACCGGTTCTGCCGGGAGCACAGCACCATCCCCGTCATCACCGGCGGCATGGGCATCAACCATCTCTATGTGGACGAGACGGCCGATCAGGCCAAGGCGGTCGAGGTCGTCTTCAACGCCAAAAGCAGCAAGCCGACGGTGTGCAACGCGCTGGGCACGCTGCTGGTGCAGGCGACCATTGCGGCGGAGTTCCTGCCTAAGGTCGCGGCGCGCCTTGCCGAAAAGGGCGTTGAGCTGCGGTGCGACGAGCGCGCGTTTGCCATCCTCCGGCCGCAGTTCCCGCTCGCGCGCCGCGCCGATGACGCGACCGACTGGGATACCGAGTGGCTCGCGCTGATCCTCGGCGTGAAGGTGGTGGACTCGCTGGACGAGGCGATCGGCTTCATCCGCGCGCACACCATGGAGCACAGCGACGGCATCTGTTCGCGCGACCCGCAGGCGATCGAGCGATTTGTGAATGAAATAGACTCCTCGGCGGTCTTCGTGAACGCCAGCACGCGCTTCAACGACGGCGGCCAGTTCGGCCTCGGCGCCGAAGTCGCCATCAGCACCCAGCGCATCCACGCCCGCGGGCCGATGGGCCTGCGCGAGCTGACCAGCTACAAGTGGGTGTGCGAAGGCGATGGGCACGTGCGGCTCTGA